The genome window GAAATTGCTGGCGAGTACCTGAAAAAAGGTTCTAAAGTTTATGTTGAAGGCCGTTTACAAACTCGTAAATGGCAAAATGCGCAAGGTGTTGACCAATACACTACTGAAATCCGTGCTAACGAAATGCAAATGTTAGACTCACGTGGCGCAGGCCAAGGTGCTCAAGCAGGTGGTTTCCAACAACAAGCCCCACAAGGCGGTTTTAACAAGCCAGCAGCACAGCAAAATACTTATAGCAAACCTGCAGCACAACAAAATTCAGGTATGCAACAAGGCGGTTACCAACAGCAAGCGCCTCAACAACCCGCTGCACAGCAGGGCGGTTATCAGCAGCAAGGCCAACAAGGTGGTTATCAGCAGCAAGGGCAACAACAAGGTGGTTTCCAAAAACAAAACCAACAACAAGCTCCTAAAGTGAATCCACAAGAGCCGGTAATGGATTTTGATGACGACATTCCGTTTTAGCACACATATATTTTAAAAGTGTAAATAAAACACTAAAAATTTCTAAGAACCCAGTATTTTTACTGGGTTTTTTTATGGCTGAAATAAAGTTTATAACGTAACTTTTAAGTTGATTGTTCTGGTAGAGGTATTGTGCCACTCGTTGATTGTAACCTTAGGTGAATGGGAGGGACATATAAGTGTATGGGCAGGAAATGCGACGAGCTGGCCATAATGAGATGAACCGGTATTGACTCCCCCACCTATCAGATATATTTTTCTACCATCGTTCGGGTAGTGGTTTTACTCCCGAGCTTAATAATAATACTTGCACTTGTACGGAGTTAAATACCGAACAGGGCAGCTGTGTTTTTACAGTGACACTTCCATGGCGTACTTTACAGTGCGACGTTGCCAGAGACTGGCAGGGCAAAGTAGTCGTGATAAAAGAGCATTAAATTTCTGGGGAAATGTGACGTCCAAATGTAGATGGCATTCCTCGTCCTGGATTGAATCCAGGAACACAGTTACGGCTGTGCAACCTTTTAAAATAATTACAAGTTAGGAGAATTGAAATGTCTAGGCAATATCATCACAGATTACAAAGTCAAGGTAAGGGGAGTAATTACAGCCACAGAATGGTGCTGTCAGGTCTCGACCTGTCGGGCCTTGGTGAGGTCGAACTGAACACGGTTGTTCGCAAAATACTTGCAGACAAGATACACGGTATTTCTTTCAGTCCGTATATTGCAGGTCAGGGGCCTGGTACGATCATTAGTGAAGCGCAAATCCGCGAGCGCTTGAGCATTATCCAGCCTTACGTTAACTCGGTACGCTCTTTTTCCTGTACAGATGGCAATGAGCTGATCCCTGCGATTGCCAAGAAAAATGGTCTGGATACCATGGTTGGTGTTTGGCTGAGCGATGATCTGGATAAAAACGAAGAAGAACTGGCCAATGGTATAGCTGTCGCCAATGCGGGCCACGCGGATATCCTTGCTATAGGTAATGAAGTATTGCTACGTGAAGACCTGACTGAAGATCAACTAGTTGACTACCTCAATCGCGCCAAAGTTGCTTGCCCGAATGTTGAAGTAGGATATGTAGATGCCTATTACAAGTTCGTTAATTACCCGCGTGTGACAGAAGCCTGTGACGTTATTCTTGCCAACTGCTATCCATTCTGGGAAGGCTGCCCTGCAGAGTATGCGCTGCCATATATGAAGGAAATGTATAAGCAGGCGAAGTGCGCTGCAAATGGTAAGCGAGTAGTGATCAGCGAAACAGGCTGGCCCGATCGTGGTAGCCCGTTCGAAGGTTCGCAGCCGGGATATGAAAACGCAGTAAAATACTTCATCAATGCCTATAAGTGGGCTGAAGAGGAAGGCATCGATATTTTCTACTTCTCTTCATTTGACGAAGACTGGAAAGTTGCATCAGAAGGTGACGTTGGCGCCTACTGGGGGCTTTGGGATAAAGAAGGCATCCTCAAGTACACCTAGTGAATGTAGAATGACTAACAGGATAACCAAATGATGAAAACAGCAGCAGAAATTTTAGGAAACCCAGATTGTTTGGCAATTTCCTATGGTGGCTATCGTGAACAAACACGCGACGTCCAACCAACTGTAGAACAGATTAAAGAGGATATGAAGATCCTCGCGGCAATGGGCATAAAAATCCTGCGCGACTACAATGTGCAACTTCAACATGCCCCAAATCTGTTAAAAGCCATTAAGCAGCTGAAAGATGAAGACCTGAACTTTGAAATGTATGTGATGTTGGGCGCATGGATCGACTGCCAACATGCCTGGACTGGTAGGGAGCCGAATCATGAGGTTGAAAGCGCGCAAGCTAATGCAGCAGAAATTCAAAGGGCTGTTGACCTGGCAAATGCCTATCCGGATATTGTGAAAGTAATCGCCGTTGGCAATGAAGCAATGGTCAGGTGGGCAACAAGCTATTTTGTGCGGCCTGATGTTATCCTTAAATGGGTAAATCATTTGCAGGATTTAAAAAGATCCGGCGACCTTGCTGCAGATTTATGGATCACCAGTTCTGATGACTTTTCGTCTTGGGGTGGCGGCGATCCAAGTTACCACTGTTACGACCTGGAAAACCTGATCAGGGCCGTGGACTATGTATCTATGCACACCTATCCCATGCACAACTCGCATTACAACCCGCAATTTTGGATTGTGCCTCCTGAAGAAGAAGGATTATCTGAACAACAGAAAATACAAGCGGCGATGCTCCGTGCAAAAGCGTTCGTTATTGAGCAATATTATGGTGTGTTGAATTATATGCACAGTCTGGGGGTCGACAAACCCCTGCACATTGGTGAAACGGGGTGGGCCACGGTTTCGAGTGACGACTACGGTGCGCATGGCTCAAGAGCAGCAGATGAGTTAAAAAGCGGACTTTATTACCAACACATGCGTGAATGGACAAATGAAAATAATATTTCCTGTTTTTATTTTGAAGCGTTTGATGAATGTTGGAAAGACCAGAACAATGCAACCGGATCTGAAAACCATTTCGGTTTAATAAACTTGCAAGGCAATGCTAAATTTGCCCTATGGGAGCTAGTAGATCAAGGTGCTTTTACTGGCTTGAGAAGGGATGGCAAAGCGATTACAAAAACATATGAGGGTAATGAAAAAGTTCTGATGGAAGAGGTTTTAGTACCACCAACGCATTATTAATGTGATCAACTGAAAAAATGGCGAAAATGACAATACAAGGATGTTTGTCATTTGTCCAAATACCATTCGAATTCAATAAATTATTCGCCAATCATATCTATGAAACTGTTTATATTCACTATTCTGTCTACACTAAAGTTAGATAATAATTGTAAATATGGTATCTATGGCAAGTTCAAGAGGTGAATTCAGCTCTCGTATTGGTTTCGTACTAGCGGCAGCTGGTTCAGCAGTTGGGCTTGGAAATATTTGGGGATTTCCCACGCAAACAGCGAGTAATGGTGGCGCAGCGTTTGTGTTTGTTTATTTGATTCTAGCGTTTACCTTAGCTTACCCAGCATTTATGGCTGAATTATTAATTGGCCGCTATGGTCAAGCCAATGCCGTTACTTCTTTACAAAAAATGTCGAAAACAACATTTCAAAAACGCTTTGCTTTTATTGTTGGCTTTAGCGGTATTATATTTGCCTCTTTAATTTTAAGTTTTTACGGCATTCTTGCTGGTCAAATGATGTCTTATGCCGTTGAACCTGTGATCAGAACGGTTGGCTTCGAAGGTATTGCTGATTGGGTAGTTGCCGGATCATTATCTCGAAATTTACTCTTTACAGCATCCTTTATGTGTTTAACACTTTATATCATCAGAAAGGGTGTACAAGAAGGTATAGAGAAATGGTCAAAACGATTAATGCCATTGTTAATTATGCTACTCATTTGTTTGATCATTTATGTGCTTACATTAAAAGGTGCAAGCTTAGGTCTGAATGCTTATTTAAATCCGGATTTTAGTCGTATTTTAGAACCTAATTTATTAATTAGCGCGTTAGGTCAGGCGTTTTTCTCTTTATCTATTGGTACCAGTACAATGGTAATTTATGGCTCCTACATTTCAAAAAAAGAAAATTTGATCAGCTTAGGCGCGCAAGTCACTTTGATTGATGTTTCTATCGCTTTTATTGCAGGCCTTTTAATTATTCCCGCAATGTACGTGGCACAAGCGCAGGGAGTCGCTATTTTTGCTGAAGATGGCAGTCTTATTTCAGGAGCCAATGTGGTCTTTGTTGTTTTACCAAGTTTGTTTAATACCATGGAAACTGTTGGCTCTGTTGTTGCGTTTATATTTTTTGTACTAATGACCGTAGCGGCACTAACATCTTCAATATCGATGCTTGAAACTCCGGTCTCTTATGTGGTTGAGCGCCATAATATGGAACGTAAAAAGGCAAGTACGATTATTGGCGGAGTCATTTTTATTATCAGCCTTGCTATTATCAGTAATATAGAAGTACTACTTGGATTAGTTATTGCCACGGCTACTGAATATGGACAGCCAATTGTTGCCATGCTTGCTTGTATTTTTGTAGGTTGGATTTGGCAGAGAAATGAAATATTAAAAGAATTGCAGCAAGGTAATGCTGATGTCGAAAATAGTTTTTTCTGGAAAATTTGGCCTTGGTACGTAAAATTTATTTGTCCAACTGCCATCGCCATCGTATTTATACATTATCTTAATATATCTATTTGATTTTAGGCGTTAACATTTTATGAAGGTAGAAAATATGTTCCAGTTAGTTGCAACCAGCGAAGACATTGATGAAGTTGTTACCGTTGCACGAATCATTTGGACTGAACACTACAAGCCAATAATCGGCGCTGAACAAGTTGAGTACATGCTTGATAATTTTCATTCAAAGCAAGTTATTGCCGAGCAAATAGCCAACGAAGGTTACCAATATTATCTTCTTAAAAATGACTGTAGCACTGTCGGTTATATTGGCTTACAACTAAAAGAAAAAGAGTTGTTTCTCAGTAAAATATATGTCCTTTCGACTCAGCGAGGCTTAGGTCTTGGCAAGTTATCTATGGCGTTTATAAAAAGGATAGCAGAGCAGAATAAACTGGCTAAAATCACCTTAACAGTGAATAAAAATAACAGTAATACCATTGCTGCTTATTATAAGTTTGGTTTTATAAAAACAGGGGAAGTGTGTGCTGACATAGGTTCAGGTTATGTCATGGATGATCTACAAATGGAATTAACACTTTCATAAATCTTATCCTGTTAATGTGGCACAGCTCGGACACAATGAGTTGTGACTAAGCTTAATTGCATTGAATTTAAGTTGCCAGGCATCAAACAACATCAATTTATTGGCCGTCACCTGCCCTGGTTGAACCAACAGTTTAATCGCTTCTATGGCTTGCAAACTTCCCATCACGCCAAGTACCGGTCCGAATACTCCAGTGTTTTGACAATTTAAGGCTGTGTCCTGCTGCTCCAAATCGGGATATAGGCAGCGATAGCAAGGCGATTTATGCTGGTTAAAATTAAACACTGCTAATTGACCGTTACCACCAATGGCGGCGGCACTTACTAACGTAACGCCTGCTTGTTGACAGGCTTGGTTAATGAAATAACGTGAGTTGGCATTATCGGTACAGTCGAGCAGTAAACCTGCTTTTTCTAATAATTTAACTAGATTGACTTGCTCAACTTTCTTATTAATAGCGTTTATCTTTACTTGGGAGTTTAAGCCGTAAAGTTGCTGCTCTGCCGCCTCCACTTTTGCTTTGCCTATATGATTACTGCGATAGAGAACTTGCCGTTGTAAATTCGATAAATCCACTACATCGTCATCGATTAACGTTAACTCACCTATGCCGGCAGCTGCTAAATATTGCAGGGCAGGGCAGCCAAGACCGCCTAGGCCGACGACAATAATATGACTGTTTTTTAAGGTGATTTGCCCTTGCTCGCCAACTTGCTCAAGCATTACTTGCCGAGAATAACGAATATACTCTTGATCAGATAAATTCATGACTAATTTCCTGCTGGTATCGACATCAGTTGCTGAAAATCTTTTACTGCTTGTTCTGGTTTTTCAGCTTGTGTTATTGCGGTAACAACTGCCAAACTATCAACACCGGTTGCCCACACGTCTTCGCTGCGCGTTAGGCTTATTCCGCCAATGGCAACTACGGGAATATGTCTGGCTAGTTTTAATGTGTGGCTTAGAGTATCAACTCCTTGGATTTGCCCGGTCATGTTTTTGGTCACGGTTGGGAAAATTGCTCCTATAGCTAAATATGATGGCTGTAATTGTTGAGCCAGTAAAAACTCATAGCAACCGTGAGTGCTAATCCCAAGCCGAATTCCAGCCTGCTCTATTGCATGCAAGTCTGCAGTTTGTAAGTCTTCTTGGCCTAAGTGCACACCATAGGCTTGATATTTAATCGCTAGCTGCCAATAGTCATTAATAAATAAGCGTGTGTTAGTAGCTTGGCACAGTGCAACCGCTTGTTTGATTTGCTGCTCAAGTTGATCTTGTTCTAAATTTTTAAGCCTTAATTGAATTATTTCGAGGCCAAGTGGTAATAAGTGAGTAAGCCACTCTAATGAGTCAACAACAGGATATAGGCCTAAGCCTTGGCTGCCGTCACGTTCAATGCCAAGTGATTTAAACGCAGGTAACGCTTTATAATGCTCTGCCAGTTGTCCGCAAATTTGTGGGTAATCATTGGCATTATTTGCCTTACCTAGTTGTTCAAATGCACCATAATAACCTTTTATTCCTTGATGATGCTTCAATCCTTGATTTATGAATGCTTTGGTTAAGGTTAGTGCGTCGCGTAGTAAATGATTATTTGCTAAATATGCAGCTAGCGCCGAGGCAAAAGAGCAGCCACCGCCATGGCTGAAATCGCTGTTAACTTTTTCACTGGCAAGTTGAAAGACATGTTGTTCATCATCAATATTCGCCAAACAATAATCTTCCATGACTTGTTGATTGCTATGACCGCCTTTAATTACTACGGCCGTAGCGCCAAGCTTTAAAATGCCCTTGGCCAGTAAATCAACTTTGTCAGTGTTGTCATTTGCCAGCACTTGCGCTTCAAGCATATTGGGGGTGACAACATCGATTAGTGGTAATAATACGGTTAGGGAGTCAGCCGTTAAATCATGAAACTTACCGCCAACACTGGCACTGCCAACAGGATCAAACACCACTACTAACTTTTCGTTAGCGGCTTTTAACTGAGTGAGTACTGCCACTAACCAATGTACTTGTTGCAACGTTACTATCAAGCCTACTTTAATCACGGCAGGGGGCTTGTCTGTTTTTAGGGCGTCAACTTGTTGCTGTAAAACTTGGCACTCAGTGGCATTAACCGCGATAAGCTGATTGGAGTTTTGCACGGTATTTGCGGTAATAAAGTGGCAGACTTCACAGCCTAACGAGTGCAAGGTTTTTATGTCTGCGGAAATACCGGCACCGCCAGAACAGTCGGCACCAGAAATAGTCCATACTATTGGTTTTAAAGACACAGGCTTTATCGTCATCAATTAACTCCAGGCTGGTGCCAAAACGGTGTATCTAATGTAGGCGTACTTGGCTGTGCGGTTTGGCGTTTATCCATAATGCCGGCAAGGTAACCTTGCTCTCCGGCCGTTATGGCAGCACTAAATGCTTTTGCCATTAAAACCGGATTATCTGCTAATGCCACAGCACTGTTTAGTAACACTCCGTCATACCCCATTTCCATCGCTTGGCAGGCATCAGAAGGTCGGCCAATACCGGCATCGACTATTAAGGTCGCATCAGGCAAGCGGGCGCGAATAGTTTCCAGATTGTATGGCGTCAGTAAGCCTTTGCCAGTACCGATAGGGGAAGCCCAAGGCATGATCACCTGGCAACCCAAATCGTACAGGCGCTGGCAAAGCACCAAGTCATCGGTGCAATACGGTAATACTTTAAAACCTGCAGCGAGTAATTCTTTGGTCGCCGTTAATAGTTCTATCGGATCAGGCTGCAAGTTATAATCGTCTCCAATTACCTCTAATTTGATCCAGTCGGTAGCAAACAATTCTC of Thalassotalea fonticola contains these proteins:
- the ssb gene encoding single-stranded DNA-binding protein, which encodes MASRGVNKVIIVGNLGQDPEVKFFPSGGSICNITVATSESWKDKQTGEPKEITEWHRVVFNNRLAEIAGEYLKKGSKVYVEGRLQTRKWQNAQGVDQYTTEIRANEMQMLDSRGAGQGAQAGGFQQQAPQGGFNKPAAQQNTYSKPAAQQNSGMQQGGYQQQAPQQPAAQQGGYQQQGQQGGYQQQGQQQGGFQKQNQQQAPKVNPQEPVMDFDDDIPF
- a CDS encoding sodium-dependent transporter; its protein translation is MASSRGEFSSRIGFVLAAAGSAVGLGNIWGFPTQTASNGGAAFVFVYLILAFTLAYPAFMAELLIGRYGQANAVTSLQKMSKTTFQKRFAFIVGFSGIIFASLILSFYGILAGQMMSYAVEPVIRTVGFEGIADWVVAGSLSRNLLFTASFMCLTLYIIRKGVQEGIEKWSKRLMPLLIMLLICLIIYVLTLKGASLGLNAYLNPDFSRILEPNLLISALGQAFFSLSIGTSTMVIYGSYISKKENLISLGAQVTLIDVSIAFIAGLLIIPAMYVAQAQGVAIFAEDGSLISGANVVFVVLPSLFNTMETVGSVVAFIFFVLMTVAALTSSISMLETPVSYVVERHNMERKKASTIIGGVIFIISLAIISNIEVLLGLVIATATEYGQPIVAMLACIFVGWIWQRNEILKELQQGNADVENSFFWKIWPWYVKFICPTAIAIVFIHYLNISI
- a CDS encoding glycoside hydrolase family 17 protein yields the protein MMKTAAEILGNPDCLAISYGGYREQTRDVQPTVEQIKEDMKILAAMGIKILRDYNVQLQHAPNLLKAIKQLKDEDLNFEMYVMLGAWIDCQHAWTGREPNHEVESAQANAAEIQRAVDLANAYPDIVKVIAVGNEAMVRWATSYFVRPDVILKWVNHLQDLKRSGDLAADLWITSSDDFSSWGGGDPSYHCYDLENLIRAVDYVSMHTYPMHNSHYNPQFWIVPPEEEGLSEQQKIQAAMLRAKAFVIEQYYGVLNYMHSLGVDKPLHIGETGWATVSSDDYGAHGSRAADELKSGLYYQHMREWTNENNISCFYFEAFDECWKDQNNATGSENHFGLINLQGNAKFALWELVDQGAFTGLRRDGKAITKTYEGNEKVLMEEVLVPPTHY
- a CDS encoding GNAT family N-acetyltransferase, producing the protein MFQLVATSEDIDEVVTVARIIWTEHYKPIIGAEQVEYMLDNFHSKQVIAEQIANEGYQYYLLKNDCSTVGYIGLQLKEKELFLSKIYVLSTQRGLGLGKLSMAFIKRIAEQNKLAKITLTVNKNNSNTIAAYYKFGFIKTGEVCADIGSGYVMDDLQMELTLS
- a CDS encoding thiazole synthase; its protein translation is MTINIYGTELESRLLIGSALYPSPEVMKNAIIASGAQVVTLSLKRQNPSDNGGAKIWQYIQQLSTEKQIHLLPNTAGCKSAKEAVTLAKMSRELFATDWIKLEVIGDDYNLQPDPIELLTATKELLAAGFKVLPYCTDDLVLCQRLYDLGCQVIMPWASPIGTGKGLLTPYNLETIRARLPDATLIVDAGIGRPSDACQAMEMGYDGVLLNSAVALADNPVLMAKAFSAAITAGEQGYLAGIMDKRQTAQPSTPTLDTPFWHQPGVN
- a CDS encoding HesA/MoeB/ThiF family protein codes for the protein MNLSDQEYIRYSRQVMLEQVGEQGQITLKNSHIIVVGLGGLGCPALQYLAAAGIGELTLIDDDVVDLSNLQRQVLYRSNHIGKAKVEAAEQQLYGLNSQVKINAINKKVEQVNLVKLLEKAGLLLDCTDNANSRYFINQACQQAGVTLVSAAAIGGNGQLAVFNFNQHKSPCYRCLYPDLEQQDTALNCQNTGVFGPVLGVMGSLQAIEAIKLLVQPGQVTANKLMLFDAWQLKFNAIKLSHNSLCPSCATLTG
- a CDS encoding glycoside hydrolase family 17 protein; the encoded protein is MSRQYHHRLQSQGKGSNYSHRMVLSGLDLSGLGEVELNTVVRKILADKIHGISFSPYIAGQGPGTIISEAQIRERLSIIQPYVNSVRSFSCTDGNELIPAIAKKNGLDTMVGVWLSDDLDKNEEELANGIAVANAGHADILAIGNEVLLREDLTEDQLVDYLNRAKVACPNVEVGYVDAYYKFVNYPRVTEACDVILANCYPFWEGCPAEYALPYMKEMYKQAKCAANGKRVVISETGWPDRGSPFEGSQPGYENAVKYFINAYKWAEEEGIDIFYFSSFDEDWKVASEGDVGAYWGLWDKEGILKYT
- the thiE gene encoding thiamine phosphate synthase, whose product is MTIKPVSLKPIVWTISGADCSGGAGISADIKTLHSLGCEVCHFITANTVQNSNQLIAVNATECQVLQQQVDALKTDKPPAVIKVGLIVTLQQVHWLVAVLTQLKAANEKLVVVFDPVGSASVGGKFHDLTADSLTVLLPLIDVVTPNMLEAQVLANDNTDKVDLLAKGILKLGATAVVIKGGHSNQQVMEDYCLANIDDEQHVFQLASEKVNSDFSHGGGCSFASALAAYLANNHLLRDALTLTKAFINQGLKHHQGIKGYYGAFEQLGKANNANDYPQICGQLAEHYKALPAFKSLGIERDGSQGLGLYPVVDSLEWLTHLLPLGLEIIQLRLKNLEQDQLEQQIKQAVALCQATNTRLFINDYWQLAIKYQAYGVHLGQEDLQTADLHAIEQAGIRLGISTHGCYEFLLAQQLQPSYLAIGAIFPTVTKNMTGQIQGVDTLSHTLKLARHIPVVAIGGISLTRSEDVWATGVDSLAVVTAITQAEKPEQAVKDFQQLMSIPAGN